In Gammaproteobacteria bacterium, one DNA window encodes the following:
- the rnhB gene encoding ribonuclease HII has protein sequence MLPFADSKTLVCGVDEAGRGPLAGPVYAACVVLNPAHNIAGLADSKQLSEKQRDSLAIEIKRHALAWVIASATVEEIDRINILQASLLAMQRAVQSLPFLPERVLIDGKHSPRLDCDVQTIVNGDRLIPEISAASILAKTARDAEMLRLHQIYPHYGFDRHKGYPTKAHFQALQQHGACEIHRQSFAPVRNTGSRAIEREPITAPLTPTLDLFDQ, from the coding sequence TTGCTGCCGTTCGCCGATAGCAAAACACTCGTCTGCGGCGTCGACGAAGCAGGCCGCGGACCGCTCGCCGGTCCGGTATACGCAGCCTGCGTGGTGCTGAATCCGGCTCACAACATCGCCGGTTTAGCCGACTCTAAGCAACTCAGTGAAAAGCAGCGTGATTCTCTTGCGATTGAAATCAAACGCCACGCACTGGCTTGGGTGATCGCATCCGCCACCGTCGAAGAAATCGACCGCATCAATATTCTGCAAGCAAGCCTGCTGGCCATGCAGCGCGCCGTGCAAAGCCTGCCTTTCCTGCCTGAACGGGTGCTGATCGACGGCAAGCACAGTCCGCGTCTCGATTGTGACGTGCAAACCATCGTCAACGGCGATCGTTTAATTCCTGAAATTTCGGCCGCATCGATCCTGGCCAAAACCGCACGCGACGCCGAAATGCTGCGATTACACCAAATTTACCCGCACTACGGTTTCGACCGGCATAAAGGCTACCCGACCAAAGCGCATTTCCAAGCCTTGCAACAGCACGGCGCTTGTGAAATTCACCGGCAAAGTTTTGCACCGGTAAGAAATACCGGCTCCAGGGCAATCGAGCGAGAGCCGATCACAGCACCGCTAACTCCCACGCTGGATTTGTTTGATCAGTAA
- the fabZ gene encoding 3-hydroxyacyl-ACP dehydratase FabZ, with product MSTMNIHEILKYLPHRYPILLVDKVISLEAGKDIVALKNVSINEPFFSGHFPHYPVMPGVLIVEALAQAAALLTLKTENAVNKTDSVYYFVGIDGVRFKKPVLPGDQLILKVTIERQIKGLWKYSARAEVDDQLVTEAQLMCTARAV from the coding sequence ATGAGCACCATGAACATTCACGAAATCTTGAAATACTTGCCGCACCGCTACCCGATTTTGCTGGTCGACAAGGTTATTTCGCTCGAAGCGGGCAAGGATATCGTCGCGTTAAAAAACGTTTCGATCAACGAACCGTTTTTCTCCGGACACTTTCCCCACTATCCGGTCATGCCGGGTGTTTTAATCGTCGAAGCGCTGGCGCAGGCGGCCGCGTTGCTGACGCTCAAAACCGAGAACGCCGTCAATAAAACCGACTCGGTTTATTATTTTGTCGGCATCGACGGTGTGCGCTTCAAAAAACCGGTCTTGCCTGGCGATCAGTTGATTCTGAAAGTGACCATCGAACGCCAGATCAAAGGATTATGGAAGTACTCCGCACGCGCCGAAGTGGATGACCAACTCGTCACCGAAGCGCAACTGATGTGTACCGCAAGAGCGGTATAA